The Sphingomonas aliaeris genome segment CATCGCCGATCGCAGGCGTTCCGCAAATCGTCGCCGACTGCGCGATGACAAGCCTTTTGGTCGCCGGCCAAAGCCGCCGCACAAGTGGATGGCCCGACACGTTATCCCCAAGCGTTCCCTCGCGAGGGTCCGAGACGCCGCGGATGAGGTAATCGGGTTTTGTGCGCAGCAAAGCTTCGACCCCGCCCTGCTCCCCGACAAGCTTCAGGCCAGCCGCATCGACGATCGCGGTCAGCAGCGGACTTTCGCCCATGCCGTCGCGGCCCCACGATGCCACCGTCACTGGTCGGCGCAAGGGTTTGGGCACAAGCTGCCGGTCCATGCGCGCGATCAGCATGCGTCCGCGATTCTCTTCCCGCAGCGCATTCGCCAGCGCCGCCACATTCTGCCGGATCCCGGCGACGTTCCCGGAGTCCGCGAGTTCGATCACCGGATATCCCAGCCGCCG includes the following:
- a CDS encoding ABC transporter substrate-binding protein; translation: MTIRPALLASLSLLLVQGGCGVEMPVAQAMPDRPMRVMSLNQCTDQLLLALLPPDRIASVTWLSRDPRYSAQVEAARRVPVNHGSVEEVARTRPDLIVTDTFSNPAGRAMLRRLGYPVIELADSGNVAGIRQNVAALANALREENRGRMLIARMDRQLVPKPLRRPVTVASWGRDGMGESPLLTAIVDAAGLKLVGEQGGVEALLRTKPDYLIRGVSDPREGTLGDNVSGHPLVRRLWPATKRLVIAQSATICGTPAIGDAAVKLRQSIDAKLAS